A stretch of Natronococcus sp. CG52 DNA encodes these proteins:
- the mutS gene encoding DNA mismatch repair protein MutS: MTEATGIVGEFFSLKEDTDADLLAMQCGDFYEFFGEDAEMVSEELDLKVSQKSSHGSSYPMAGVPIDDLTPYLKALVERGYRVAVADQYETDSGHAREIVRVVTPGTLLETSDADAQYLAAIVADSRGSSTDDPAYGLAFADVTTGRFLVATAEGVDETLTELYRFDPVEVLPGPEVRTDDDLLNLVRERIDATLTLHETEAFAPKRASHVVRDQFGRETVERLSVDEPAVAAAGAVLDYVEETGAGVLASMTRIQAHHGDDHVTLDATTQRNLELTETMQGEREGSLFATIDHTATSAGGRLLKEWLQRPRRSLEALERRQESVAALSTAALARDEIQDALGDAYDLARLASKASHGSADARDLLAVQHTLGVLPALADTIASTPDLADSPLSGIVDRPDREAAAELRETLAEAIAEEPPSTVTRGELLQYGYDDELDEVIERHDEVKEWLDTLADREKRQHGLSHVTVDRNKTDGYYVQVGKSAADGVPDHYEQIKTLKNSKRFTTDELEEKEREILRLEERRGDLEYELFEELREKVAARAELLQDVGRALATVDALASLATHAAENRWVEPDLQRGDRLDIDQGRHPVVEQTTEFVPNDVQLDEDRGFLVVTGPNMSGKSTYMRQVAGIVLLAQIGSFVPAKEAEIGLVDGIFTRVGALDELAQGRSTFMVEMSELSNILHTATEESLVILDEVGRGTATYDGISIAWAATEYLHNEVKAKTLFATHYHELTGLADRLPRVANVHVAADERDGDVTFLRTVRDGPTDRSYGIHVADLAGVPDPVVDRSRDVLERLREEKAIEAKGGGSSEPVQTVFDVSSGGFRGPANADGGEPSGARRSSSEVSSDVGDPNESLDPEAKRVLEDLEDVDVNATAPVELISKVQEWQRTLEDR; the protein is encoded by the coding sequence ATGACCGAGGCGACGGGCATCGTCGGAGAATTCTTCTCGCTCAAAGAGGACACCGACGCCGACCTGCTGGCGATGCAGTGTGGCGACTTCTACGAGTTCTTCGGCGAGGACGCCGAGATGGTTAGCGAGGAACTCGATCTCAAGGTCTCCCAGAAGTCCTCGCACGGCTCGTCGTACCCGATGGCCGGCGTGCCGATCGACGATCTGACGCCCTACCTGAAGGCGCTGGTCGAGCGCGGCTACCGGGTCGCCGTCGCCGACCAGTACGAGACCGACTCCGGTCACGCACGCGAAATCGTCCGGGTCGTCACCCCTGGAACCTTGCTCGAGACGAGCGACGCCGACGCGCAGTATCTGGCCGCGATCGTCGCCGACTCGAGGGGCAGTTCGACGGACGACCCCGCGTACGGTCTCGCCTTCGCCGACGTGACGACCGGCCGCTTCCTCGTCGCGACGGCCGAGGGCGTCGACGAGACGTTGACGGAACTGTACCGGTTCGACCCCGTCGAGGTGTTGCCGGGGCCGGAGGTTAGAACGGACGACGATCTGTTGAACCTGGTCCGCGAGCGCATCGACGCGACGCTCACGCTCCACGAGACGGAGGCGTTCGCCCCGAAACGAGCGAGCCACGTCGTTCGCGACCAGTTCGGCCGGGAAACCGTCGAGCGGCTGTCGGTCGACGAACCGGCGGTCGCGGCCGCCGGCGCCGTGCTGGACTACGTCGAGGAGACCGGCGCCGGCGTGCTGGCCTCGATGACGCGCATCCAGGCCCACCACGGCGACGACCACGTCACGCTCGACGCGACCACCCAGCGCAACCTCGAGTTGACCGAGACGATGCAGGGCGAGCGCGAGGGATCGCTGTTCGCGACGATCGACCACACCGCGACGAGCGCCGGCGGCCGCCTGCTGAAGGAGTGGCTCCAGCGCCCGCGTCGGTCGCTCGAGGCCCTCGAGCGCCGTCAGGAGAGCGTCGCGGCGCTGTCGACGGCGGCGCTCGCTCGCGACGAGATCCAGGACGCTCTCGGCGACGCCTACGATCTGGCGCGACTGGCCTCGAAGGCGAGCCACGGCAGCGCCGACGCGCGGGATCTGCTCGCCGTCCAGCACACGCTGGGCGTCCTCCCCGCGCTGGCCGACACCATCGCGTCGACGCCGGATCTGGCCGACTCGCCCCTCTCGGGGATCGTCGACCGCCCGGATCGGGAGGCCGCCGCCGAGTTGCGCGAGACGCTCGCGGAGGCCATCGCCGAGGAGCCGCCGTCGACGGTGACCCGGGGCGAACTCCTTCAGTACGGCTACGACGACGAACTCGACGAAGTGATCGAGCGCCATGACGAGGTAAAGGAGTGGCTCGACACGCTCGCCGACCGGGAGAAGCGCCAGCACGGCCTCTCGCACGTGACCGTCGACCGGAACAAGACCGACGGCTACTACGTACAGGTCGGCAAGTCCGCGGCGGACGGCGTCCCCGACCACTACGAGCAGATCAAGACGCTGAAGAACTCGAAGCGGTTCACGACCGACGAACTCGAGGAGAAAGAACGGGAGATCCTGCGCCTGGAGGAGCGACGCGGCGACCTCGAGTACGAACTGTTCGAGGAATTGCGCGAGAAGGTTGCGGCGCGGGCCGAACTCTTGCAGGACGTCGGCCGGGCGCTCGCGACCGTCGACGCGCTCGCGAGCCTGGCGACGCACGCGGCGGAGAACCGGTGGGTCGAGCCCGACCTGCAGCGGGGCGACCGACTCGATATCGACCAGGGTCGTCACCCGGTCGTCGAGCAGACGACGGAGTTCGTCCCCAACGACGTGCAGCTGGACGAGGATCGCGGTTTTCTCGTCGTCACCGGACCCAACATGTCCGGGAAGTCGACCTACATGCGCCAGGTCGCCGGGATCGTCCTGCTGGCCCAGATCGGGAGCTTCGTTCCAGCGAAGGAGGCCGAGATCGGGCTGGTCGACGGCATCTTTACGCGCGTCGGGGCGCTCGACGAACTCGCCCAGGGACGGTCGACGTTCATGGTCGAGATGAGCGAACTCTCGAACATCCTGCACACCGCGACCGAGGAGTCGCTCGTCATCCTGGACGAGGTCGGCCGCGGAACCGCGACGTACGACGGCATCTCGATCGCCTGGGCCGCCACGGAGTACCTCCACAACGAGGTCAAGGCGAAGACGCTGTTCGCGACCCACTACCACGAGCTAACGGGTCTCGCCGACCGGCTCCCGCGCGTCGCCAACGTTCACGTCGCCGCGGACGAGCGAGACGGCGACGTCACCTTCCTCCGGACCGTTCGAGACGGCCCGACCGACCGCAGCTACGGGATCCACGTCGCCGACCTCGCCGGCGTCCCCGACCCCGTCGTCGACCGATCGCGGGACGTCCTCGAGCGCCTGCGCGAGGAGAAGGCCATCGAGGCCAAGGGCGGCGGCTCGAGCGAGCCCGTACAAACCGTGTTCGACGTCTCGAGCGGGGGATTCCGCGGGCCGGCGAACGCGGACGGGGGTGAGCCGAGCGGCGCAAGGCGATCCTCGTCGGAGGTCTCCTCCGACGTAGGAGATCCGAACGAGTCGCTCGACCCCGAGGCGAAGCGGGTGCTCGAGGACCTCGAGGACGTCGACGTGAACGCGACGGCGCCGGTCGAGTTGATCTCGAAGGTCCAGGAGTGGCAGCGAACGCTCGAGGACAGGTAG
- a CDS encoding SDR family NAD(P)-dependent oxidoreductase has translation MHEPEFGIAGKTAIVTGASQGIGRAIAETLAAGGADVAICSRSMDRIGPVAEGIDEAADVDGEAFAAECNVREREQVEAFVEKTLKEFGDVDILVNNAGGEFVAAFEDISPNGWNSIVDLNLNSTVHCAQVVGEVMREGDGGVIINLSSVNGQHPAPNESHYGAAKAAIIRLTETLAVEWADDGIRVNCVAPGLVQTPGVADTLGIRSEQMPPREKTDRRIGHGEEIADVVQFLVSPAASFVTGETITAKGVPRPGNSFEVDLGLE, from the coding sequence ATGCACGAACCAGAGTTCGGGATTGCGGGGAAGACGGCTATCGTCACGGGCGCGAGCCAGGGAATCGGACGCGCTATCGCGGAGACGCTGGCGGCCGGCGGCGCCGACGTCGCAATCTGCTCGCGCTCGATGGACCGCATCGGTCCGGTCGCCGAGGGGATCGACGAGGCCGCAGACGTCGACGGCGAGGCGTTCGCCGCCGAGTGTAACGTCCGCGAGCGCGAGCAGGTCGAGGCGTTCGTCGAGAAGACGCTCAAGGAGTTCGGCGACGTCGACATCCTCGTGAACAACGCCGGCGGGGAGTTCGTCGCCGCCTTCGAGGACATCTCGCCGAACGGCTGGAACTCGATCGTCGACCTGAACCTCAACAGCACCGTCCACTGCGCGCAGGTCGTCGGCGAGGTCATGCGCGAGGGCGACGGCGGGGTCATCATCAACCTCTCGAGCGTGAACGGCCAGCACCCGGCGCCGAACGAGAGCCACTACGGCGCGGCGAAGGCCGCGATCATCCGGCTGACCGAGACGCTCGCCGTCGAGTGGGCCGACGACGGGATCCGGGTCAACTGCGTCGCGCCCGGGCTCGTCCAGACCCCCGGCGTCGCGGACACGCTCGGCATCCGGAGCGAGCAGATGCCGCCGCGCGAGAAGACCGACCGCCGCATCGGCCACGGCGAGGAGATCGCGGACGTCGTCCAGTTCCTCGTGAGTCCGGCCGCCTCGTTCGTGACCGGCGAGACGATCACCGCGAAGGGCGTTCCGCGACCCGGCAACTCCTTCGAGGTCGACCTCGGACTCGAGTAG
- a CDS encoding APC family permease produces MDGPSSSAGGTNVEGEAPQIEPTIETDDATITDDAELERTLGLSGGLAIGIGTMIGAGIFVFPGLAAGRAGPAAAASFAIGAVVALLVALPASELATAMPKSGGGYYFISRGLGTLAGAVVGLSLWFGLVFATAFYLVGFGYYAVDTLAELGLAVGGGLVIPLALLFGAGFTVLNVTGTENAAKLQNGIVALLLSILVCFLAYGGLDAAGLVGEPMAPEQFAPLGTMPILTTAALVFTSYLGFAQVATVAGEMKEPGRNLPLAMVGSVLVVGVLYVLTIFVATSAFGSEQLSRFGETAMVEVGRHYLGAVGAFAIVFGGLLATMSSANASVLSTSRAIYAVSKDALLPRQASRINLRYGTPHVALGMAGGPILVLTATGRVELLAEVASFLHLIMYGLICVALLALRRDEPEWYDPDFRVPGYPVVPVLGAIASFALIGFMQLASQLVGVGIMIATAGWYAYYARDVTLKGAL; encoded by the coding sequence ATGGACGGCCCATCGTCGTCGGCCGGGGGAACCAACGTCGAGGGAGAGGCGCCACAGATCGAACCGACGATCGAAACCGACGACGCGACGATCACCGACGACGCCGAACTCGAGCGAACGCTCGGGCTCTCCGGCGGACTCGCTATCGGGATCGGGACGATGATCGGCGCCGGCATCTTCGTCTTCCCGGGACTCGCGGCCGGGAGAGCGGGTCCCGCTGCGGCGGCGTCGTTCGCGATCGGCGCCGTCGTCGCGTTGCTGGTCGCGCTTCCCGCCTCCGAACTCGCGACGGCGATGCCGAAGAGCGGCGGTGGCTACTACTTCATCTCGCGCGGGCTGGGCACGCTCGCCGGGGCCGTCGTCGGACTCTCGTTGTGGTTCGGGCTGGTGTTCGCGACGGCCTTCTATCTCGTCGGATTCGGCTACTACGCCGTCGATACGCTCGCCGAACTCGGGCTCGCGGTCGGCGGGGGGCTCGTCATCCCGCTGGCGCTGTTGTTCGGCGCGGGCTTTACCGTCCTGAACGTCACGGGGACGGAAAACGCGGCGAAGCTCCAGAACGGGATCGTCGCGCTGTTGCTGTCGATTCTGGTGTGTTTCCTCGCGTACGGCGGCCTCGATGCGGCCGGACTGGTTGGCGAGCCGATGGCACCCGAGCAGTTCGCCCCGCTCGGGACGATGCCGATCCTGACGACGGCGGCGCTCGTCTTCACCTCGTATCTCGGCTTCGCGCAGGTGGCGACCGTCGCCGGGGAGATGAAAGAACCCGGCCGGAACCTGCCGCTGGCGATGGTCGGCTCGGTGCTCGTCGTCGGCGTCCTCTACGTGTTGACGATCTTCGTCGCGACGAGCGCGTTCGGGAGCGAGCAGCTCTCGCGGTTCGGCGAGACCGCGATGGTCGAGGTCGGCCGCCACTACCTCGGCGCCGTCGGCGCGTTCGCGATCGTCTTCGGCGGCCTGCTCGCGACGATGTCGAGCGCCAACGCGTCGGTTCTCAGCACGTCTCGGGCGATCTACGCCGTCTCGAAGGACGCCCTGTTACCGCGGCAGGCGAGCCGCATCAACCTCCGGTACGGCACGCCACACGTCGCGCTGGGGATGGCCGGCGGGCCGATTCTCGTCCTGACCGCGACCGGCCGCGTGGAGCTCCTCGCCGAGGTCGCGTCGTTCCTGCACCTCATCATGTACGGACTGATCTGCGTGGCGCTGCTCGCACTGCGTCGAGACGAGCCGGAGTGGTACGACCCCGACTTCCGGGTGCCCGGCTACCCCGTCGTTCCGGTGCTCGGGGCGATCGCCAGCTTCGCGCTGATCGGGTTCATGCAGCTCGCGTCCCAGCTCGTCGGCGTCGGTATCATGATCGCGACCGCCGGGTGGTACGCCTACTACGCCCGGGACGTAACCCTGAAGGGGGCACTCTAA
- the mutL gene encoding DNA mismatch repair endonuclease MutL has protein sequence MSDDTQPDGTEIRQLDEDTVARIAAGEVVERPASAVKELVENSLDAGASSVDVTIESGGTELIRVADDGHGMAEADLRAAVRQHTTSKITGLEDLESGVATLGFRGEALHTIGSVSKLNIRSRPRDAGGAGTELVYEGGDVVSVEPTGSPAGTTVEVADLFYNTPARRKFLKTTATEFAHVNRVVTRYALANPDVAVSLTHDGREVFSTTGQGDLQAAVLSVYGREVAASMIPIQADGDELPVGPLESVTGLVSHPETNRSSREYLATYVNGRAVSADAVREGIMGAYGTQLGGDRYPFVVLFLDVPGDAVDVNVHPRKREVRFDDDDAVRRQVDAAVEAALLEHGLLRSRAPRGRSAPDEARLEPGSADGPADESAAEASSETESRDGRAPDSGADPDSDPGTIESPSTDSEARTQPPDGPRTGRAEDADSVAANSADFGGSGDSDDSSPPNESGALSSEPTDDTQPPNADSAITGSVRDPDPNADENHSQAGSDSSRRFSGPSEQRTLAGEAASGDRSDFDSLPPLQVLGQFRETYFVCEAPDGLVLVDQHAADERVNYERLRNAFADDPAAQALASPVELELTAAEAEAFESYREALARLGFYADRVDDRTVAVTTVPAVLEETLEPARLRDVLTSFVEGDREAGAETIDALADEFLGDLACYPSITGNTSLTEGSVVDLLAALDDCENPYSCPHGRPVIVQLDETEIEERFERDYPGHGG, from the coding sequence ATGAGCGACGACACCCAACCGGACGGCACCGAGATTCGACAGCTCGACGAGGACACCGTCGCCCGGATCGCCGCCGGCGAGGTCGTCGAGCGGCCCGCGAGCGCGGTCAAAGAACTGGTCGAGAACAGCCTCGACGCCGGCGCCTCGAGCGTCGACGTTACGATCGAATCCGGCGGCACGGAGCTGATTCGGGTCGCCGACGACGGCCACGGCATGGCCGAGGCGGATCTCCGGGCGGCCGTCCGCCAGCACACGACGAGCAAGATCACCGGCCTCGAGGACCTCGAGTCCGGCGTCGCCACCCTCGGCTTCCGGGGCGAGGCGCTGCACACCATCGGCTCCGTCTCGAAGCTGAACATCCGGAGCCGCCCCCGGGACGCCGGCGGCGCCGGGACGGAACTCGTCTACGAGGGCGGCGACGTCGTTTCGGTCGAGCCGACGGGCTCTCCCGCAGGGACGACCGTCGAGGTCGCGGACCTCTTCTACAACACCCCCGCCCGCCGGAAGTTCCTCAAGACGACCGCGACCGAGTTCGCCCACGTCAACCGCGTCGTCACGCGCTACGCCCTCGCGAACCCCGACGTCGCGGTCTCGCTGACCCACGACGGCCGCGAGGTCTTCTCCACGACCGGGCAGGGCGACCTGCAGGCCGCCGTGCTCTCCGTCTACGGCCGCGAGGTCGCCGCCTCGATGATCCCGATCCAGGCCGACGGCGACGAGCTTCCGGTCGGGCCGCTCGAGTCCGTCACCGGGCTAGTCTCCCACCCCGAGACGAACCGCTCGAGCCGGGAGTACCTCGCCACGTACGTCAACGGCCGCGCCGTCTCGGCGGACGCGGTCCGAGAGGGGATCATGGGCGCCTACGGCACCCAGCTCGGCGGCGACCGCTACCCGTTCGTCGTGCTCTTCCTCGACGTGCCCGGCGACGCCGTCGACGTGAACGTCCACCCGCGAAAGCGAGAGGTCAGATTCGACGACGACGACGCGGTGCGCCGGCAGGTCGACGCCGCCGTCGAGGCCGCGCTGCTCGAGCACGGCCTGTTGCGCTCGCGGGCGCCCCGCGGCCGCTCGGCCCCCGACGAGGCGCGACTCGAGCCCGGTAGCGCCGACGGACCGGCAGACGAGTCGGCGGCCGAGGCCTCGAGCGAGACCGAGTCGAGGGATGGGCGAGCGCCGGACTCCGGTGCGGATCCGGATTCCGACCCCGGTACGATCGAATCCCCGTCGACCGACTCTGAGGCGCGAACGCAGCCGCCGGACGGCCCCCGAACGGGACGAGCCGAGGACGCTGATTCCGTCGCGGCCAACTCGGCGGACTTCGGCGGCTCGGGCGACTCGGACGATTCGAGCCCGCCGAACGAGAGCGGGGCACTCTCGTCGGAACCGACCGACGACACGCAACCGCCGAACGCGGACTCGGCGATCACCGGATCCGTCCGGGACCCCGATCCGAACGCGGACGAGAACCATAGCCAGGCCGGATCGGACTCGAGTCGGCGCTTCTCGGGACCGTCCGAACAGCGGACCCTCGCGGGGGAGGCCGCGAGCGGCGACCGATCCGACTTCGACTCGCTGCCGCCGCTGCAGGTGCTCGGCCAGTTCCGGGAGACCTATTTCGTCTGCGAGGCGCCCGACGGACTCGTGCTCGTCGACCAGCACGCCGCCGACGAGCGCGTCAACTACGAGCGCCTGCGGAACGCCTTCGCCGACGATCCGGCCGCCCAGGCGCTGGCCTCGCCGGTCGAACTCGAGCTAACCGCCGCGGAGGCCGAGGCGTTCGAGAGCTACCGCGAGGCGCTCGCTCGGCTGGGGTTCTACGCCGACCGGGTCGACGATCGGACCGTCGCGGTGACGACCGTCCCCGCGGTGCTCGAGGAGACGCTCGAGCCGGCCCGACTGCGGGACGTCCTCACCTCGTTCGTCGAGGGCGACCGCGAGGCCGGCGCCGAGACGATCGACGCGCTGGCCGACGAGTTCCTCGGCGATCTGGCCTGTTACCCCTCGATCACGGGGAACACCTCGCTGACCGAGGGGTCAGTCGTCGATCTGCTCGCGGCACTGGACGACTGCGAGAACCCGTACTCCTGCCCGCACGGTCGACCGGTTATCGTCCAGCTCGACGAGACGGAGATCGAAGAGCGGTTCGAGCGCGACTATCCCGGTCACGGCGGCTAA
- a CDS encoding universal stress protein: MAAPRDHRVLVPVDVLGGESVPQTVIDAFASVPVVLLGYRVLPDQTPPDQARDQYGARVRSELEELHDVFEDAGCLDVSSRLVFTHNRLKTFERVAVEASCDAVLLLNPAPVLETVLVAIRGDVNLDHIARLLGALLTDTDLEVTFFHVVPDEDERERGSELLDAAVSALADVGVDRDRIDTSLVVDGSPTREILEAATDHDLLVVGESRPSVRRLIFRDRAKTLARDTVDPVLVIRGEYLEADEAGTAEDESEGTGDGDTVDGDDTT, from the coding sequence ATGGCTGCTCCCCGCGACCATCGTGTGCTCGTTCCGGTCGACGTCCTCGGCGGAGAGAGCGTCCCACAGACGGTTATCGACGCGTTCGCGTCGGTTCCGGTCGTTCTGCTCGGCTACCGCGTCCTCCCCGACCAGACGCCGCCGGACCAGGCGCGCGACCAGTACGGAGCGCGTGTTCGTTCCGAACTCGAGGAGCTCCACGACGTGTTCGAAGACGCCGGCTGTCTCGACGTCTCGTCGCGGCTCGTCTTCACGCACAACCGGCTGAAGACGTTCGAACGCGTCGCGGTCGAAGCGTCGTGTGACGCGGTCTTACTGCTCAACCCCGCACCCGTTCTCGAGACGGTGCTCGTCGCGATTCGCGGCGACGTCAACCTCGATCACATCGCCCGGCTGCTCGGCGCGCTGCTCACCGACACCGATCTCGAGGTGACGTTCTTCCACGTCGTTCCCGACGAGGACGAGCGGGAACGCGGGTCCGAACTCCTCGACGCTGCCGTCTCCGCGCTGGCCGACGTCGGCGTCGACCGCGATCGGATCGACACCTCGCTCGTCGTCGACGGCTCGCCGACGCGGGAGATTCTCGAGGCCGCGACCGATCACGACCTGCTCGTCGTCGGCGAGAGCCGTCCGTCGGTCCGCCGACTCATCTTCCGGGATCGGGCGAAGACGTTGGCCAGGGACACGGTCGATCCGGTCCTCGTTATCCGCGGGGAGTATCTCGAGGCGGACGAAGCGGGAACTGCCGAGGACGAGAGCGAGGGAACCGGTGACGGCGACACGGTCGACGGGGACGACACCACGTAA
- a CDS encoding universal stress protein, producing the protein MTRVLVPLAILEGESVSTGLTALLGPMDVTVLGYHVLPEQTPPDQARMQYEDRATAALTDLATEFRTAGEGADHRLVFTHDREQTVDRVAEETAAGAYAITGATGPVDRLLVALTGDVAVERICSFVTELVGGRGIGVTLFLATDDEAGGRELLEAAGAALSGRGIDVRTELAANEPPFEALIEAATDHDAIVMGERAPSLRSLVFGEEAERVAAGSVGPVLVVRNVEESDGAEANADRLPPSNATADRPATDDS; encoded by the coding sequence ATGACACGCGTACTCGTTCCACTGGCGATCCTGGAGGGTGAATCGGTTTCGACCGGATTGACGGCGCTGCTCGGGCCGATGGACGTCACCGTCCTCGGCTACCACGTCCTCCCCGAGCAGACGCCGCCGGATCAGGCACGGATGCAGTACGAGGACAGGGCGACAGCCGCCCTCACCGACCTCGCCACGGAGTTTCGGACGGCCGGCGAGGGCGCGGATCATCGCCTCGTGTTCACCCACGACCGGGAGCAAACGGTCGATCGGGTCGCCGAAGAAACGGCGGCGGGCGCCTACGCCATCACGGGCGCGACCGGACCGGTCGATCGCCTCCTCGTGGCGCTGACGGGCGACGTCGCCGTCGAACGGATCTGCTCGTTCGTCACGGAGTTAGTCGGCGGCCGCGGTATCGGCGTCACGCTCTTTCTCGCCACCGACGACGAGGCCGGCGGCCGGGAACTGCTCGAGGCGGCCGGCGCGGCGCTCTCCGGACGCGGAATCGACGTTCGAACCGAACTCGCAGCTAACGAGCCCCCGTTCGAGGCGCTCATCGAGGCCGCGACCGACCACGACGCCATCGTTATGGGCGAACGGGCTCCGTCGCTTCGGTCGCTCGTCTTCGGCGAGGAGGCCGAGCGCGTCGCCGCCGGATCGGTCGGACCGGTACTCGTCGTCCGGAACGTCGAGGAAAGCGACGGCGCGGAAGCGAACGCCGATCGACTGCCGCCGTCCAACGCGACCGCCGATCGTCCCGCGACCGACGACTCGTGA
- a CDS encoding YihY/virulence factor BrkB family protein produces MKLRRAGSVARDVVSVVREHNVTFMAGSIAHAAFLSILPLLLLLFVVVGAIGNEYLTEQITVMAREHLSPAGEGLVFEALTHASDRAGASLIGVASLLWGMLRIFRGLNTAFDELYGGGQSSFQEKVLDGVVVFAVILIATVGAGFVAATLAAVDQPIVEAATPFALFAGLTVAFFPMYYVFPDPGLTVREALPGTIVAAAGWVLLEAVFGVYVGFVDTVGTYETLGAVILLLVWLYGNALVLLVGAAVNVVLGGYHAADGGEFGTDDGTDSDDETDSTEPVRV; encoded by the coding sequence ATGAAGCTGCGACGGGCGGGGTCCGTCGCTCGCGACGTGGTGAGCGTCGTCCGCGAGCACAACGTGACGTTCATGGCCGGGAGTATCGCTCACGCCGCGTTCCTCTCGATCCTACCGCTCCTGTTGCTCCTGTTCGTCGTCGTGGGCGCGATCGGCAACGAGTACCTGACCGAGCAGATTACGGTGATGGCCCGGGAGCACCTGAGCCCCGCCGGCGAGGGGCTGGTGTTCGAGGCGCTGACCCACGCCTCCGACCGCGCCGGCGCGTCGCTCATCGGCGTCGCCTCGCTGCTGTGGGGAATGTTGCGGATCTTCCGCGGACTCAACACGGCGTTCGACGAACTCTACGGAGGCGGGCAGAGTTCGTTCCAGGAGAAGGTGCTCGACGGGGTCGTCGTCTTCGCCGTGATCCTGATCGCGACCGTCGGTGCGGGGTTCGTGGCGGCCACACTGGCCGCAGTCGATCAACCGATCGTCGAGGCGGCGACGCCGTTCGCGCTGTTCGCCGGGCTGACCGTCGCCTTCTTCCCGATGTACTACGTCTTTCCCGATCCCGGCCTGACCGTTCGCGAGGCCCTGCCGGGGACGATCGTCGCCGCCGCGGGGTGGGTCCTGCTCGAGGCCGTCTTCGGCGTCTACGTGGGATTCGTCGACACCGTCGGCACCTACGAGACGCTCGGGGCGGTCATCCTGCTGCTCGTCTGGCTCTACGGCAACGCCCTCGTCCTGCTCGTCGGGGCGGCGGTGAACGTCGTGCTCGGGGGCTACCACGCCGCCGACGGCGGGGAGTTCGGAACCGACGACGGAACGGACTCCGACGATGAAACTGACTCGACGGAACCCGTCCGCGTGTGA
- a CDS encoding tRNA-binding protein yields the protein MAEIESPFDVEIRVGEVLEAESFPETNKPKMTKLRIDLGEDRGEIRSAAQLDHHYDPDELEGRQVLCATNLGSVRIAGFKSEALTVGVPDEEGYPVLVEPNEDVPLGGVLF from the coding sequence ATGGCAGAGATCGAAAGCCCGTTCGACGTCGAGATCCGCGTCGGGGAAGTACTCGAGGCGGAGTCGTTTCCGGAGACGAACAAGCCGAAGATGACGAAACTCCGGATCGATCTCGGGGAGGACCGCGGCGAGATCCGGTCCGCCGCACAGCTGGACCACCACTACGACCCCGACGAACTCGAGGGGCGACAGGTGCTGTGTGCGACGAACCTCGGCTCGGTCCGGATCGCCGGCTTCAAATCCGAGGCGCTGACCGTCGGCGTCCCGGACGAGGAGGGGTATCCGGTGCTCGTGGAGCCGAACGAGGACGTGCCGCTCGGCGGAGTACTGTTCTGA